A genome region from Mercenaria mercenaria strain notata chromosome 11, MADL_Memer_1, whole genome shotgun sequence includes the following:
- the LOC128546923 gene encoding collagen alpha-5(VI) chain-like codes for MSKYRTGPPNNRYQFSLVTYSLQATVHFYLNTYNNDTDLQNAVDLVDDNCGGPSFTGNALSKVRQDVFLSVNGARDNTVVDRFVILLTDGLSSDPTDVMQEAIYLKANGVKIYTIGSGMSVLHEKLLEISSFKDHVFPMATEDSLHTLFKYTMFGCESCSTNVSDVAVLMDVSANIKPKEFDTQLKAAIHLLGITDVGLNATQFSYSTFTNTMHNIYSFDKYSERVDLIAEVSKKTKHVFSTNGDVANALGDLYQNGFSSSKGSRSEARQIVVLITSGQLGDMEQVKAEAKRLKDSGKIIITIGTGLSANMTNLLEISSDPAFTYIIGDDVYTDFDVLDSLKTTFVYDYCSNV; via the exons ATGTCCAAATACCGAACTGGACCACCAAACAACCGCTATCAATTTAGTCTTGTGACATATTCCCTTCAGGCGACAGTCCATTTTTACTTGAATACCTATAACAATGACACAGATTTACAAAATGCTGTTGATCTAGTTGATGATAACTGTGGTGGTCCAAGTTTTACAGGAAACGCTCTGAGTAAAGTCCGTCAAGACGTCTTTCTGTCGGTCAACGGTGCAAGAGATAACACCGTCGTGGATCGTTTTGTGATTTTATTGACAGATGGGCTATCGTCGGATCCGACGGATGTAATGCAGGAAGCCATTTATCTAAAAGCTAACGGcgtgaaaatatatacaatcGGTAGTGGAATGTCTGTTCTTCATGAGAAGTTGCTGGAGATATCGTCATTTAAAGACCATGTGTTTCCAATGGCAACAGAAGATTCTCTACACACTCTATTCAAATATACCATGTTCGGTTGTGAGA GTTGTTCAACAAACGTGTCAGATGTTGCAGTATTGATGGATGTGTCAGCTAATATAAAACCTAAAGAGTTTGACACCCAACTCAAAGCTGCCATACATTTGCTGGGGATTACTGACGTCGGACTAAATGCCACTCAGTTTAGTTACTCCACGTTCACGAATACAATGCACAACATCTACAGCTTTGATAAATACAGTGAGCGAGTTGATCTTATTGCAGAGGTTAGTAAGAAAACAAAGCATGTGTTTTCTACAAACGGTGACGTCGCAAACGCCCTGGGTGACTTGTACCAAAATGGATTTTCTTCCTCAAAAGGGTCAAGGTCGGAAGCTAGACAGATTGTAGTTTTGATCACTTCTGGACAACTTGGTGATATGGAACAAGTTAAAGCGGAAGCAAAGCGACTGAAAGACTCTGGAAAGATAATTATAACGATAGGTACCGGATTGAGCGCAAACATGACAAATTTACTAGAAATCTCTTCCGATCCTGCCTTTACTTACATTATAGGGGATGACGTTTATACCGACTTCGATGTTCTTGACTCGCTGAAGACTACGTTTGTATATGACTACTGTTCAAATGTTTGA